One window of the Parasphingopyxis algicola genome contains the following:
- the glpK gene encoding glycerol kinase GlpK has translation MTRHILAIDQGTTSSRAILFGEKGRPLTSSAQEFPQHYPQDGWVEHDPEDIWRDTVAAVKAVLSEETAAIGITNQRETIVLWERATGKPLHNAIVWQDRRTAETCRRLKADGHEPMIREKTGLLLDPYFSATKLAWLLDHVDGARAAAARGELAAGTIDSFLLWRLTGGAVHATDITNAGRTMLCDIHRGEWDDELLALFGIDRSLLPEIVGNAEIYGETDPALFGHGIPITGMAGDQQAALIGQACFKPGMVKSTYGTGCFLLLNTGTEAVQSSNRLLTTPAYRIGADITYALEGSIFVAGAAIKWLRDKLGVIHEAGETAAIAQAAPDNHGVYLVPAFVGLGAPHWEPDARGLITGMTLDTTADHIVRATLESIAYQTRDLVDAMRADGADDPQTLRIDGGMAQNDWFAQFLSDIVEAPVERPESHETTALGAAYLAGLSIDIWDGLDDLSAQWEAAGRFAPTMDGDQRDGLLDGWRRALRKTLP, from the coding sequence ATGACGCGCCATATCCTCGCGATCGACCAGGGAACGACGTCCAGCCGGGCGATCCTGTTCGGCGAAAAGGGCCGACCGCTCACAAGTTCCGCACAGGAATTTCCGCAGCATTATCCCCAGGACGGCTGGGTCGAGCATGATCCGGAGGATATCTGGCGCGACACTGTAGCCGCGGTGAAAGCCGTATTGTCCGAGGAAACCGCTGCCATCGGCATCACCAACCAGCGCGAAACGATCGTGCTGTGGGAGCGCGCGACCGGCAAGCCGCTCCACAATGCAATCGTCTGGCAGGACCGGCGCACCGCCGAAACCTGCCGCCGGTTGAAGGCCGACGGCCATGAGCCGATGATCCGCGAGAAAACCGGCCTGCTGCTCGACCCCTATTTCAGCGCGACCAAGCTCGCCTGGCTGCTCGATCATGTCGACGGGGCGCGCGCGGCCGCGGCGCGCGGCGAACTGGCGGCGGGAACGATCGACTCCTTCCTCCTCTGGCGGCTGACCGGCGGCGCGGTCCACGCCACCGACATTACCAACGCCGGGCGGACGATGCTCTGCGATATCCATCGCGGCGAATGGGACGACGAACTGCTCGCACTGTTCGGGATCGATCGCAGCCTTTTGCCCGAAATCGTTGGAAACGCGGAAATTTACGGCGAAACGGATCCGGCGCTGTTCGGCCATGGCATTCCGATCACGGGCATGGCGGGCGACCAGCAGGCGGCGCTGATCGGCCAGGCCTGTTTCAAGCCCGGCATGGTCAAATCCACCTATGGGACCGGCTGCTTCCTGCTGCTCAACACCGGGACGGAAGCGGTGCAATCGAGCAATCGCCTGCTGACCACGCCGGCCTACCGGATCGGCGCGGATATCACCTATGCGCTCGAGGGATCGATCTTCGTCGCGGGCGCGGCGATCAAATGGCTGCGCGACAAGCTCGGCGTGATCCACGAGGCGGGAGAGACGGCGGCGATCGCGCAGGCCGCGCCGGACAATCACGGCGTATATCTGGTGCCGGCCTTTGTCGGCCTCGGCGCGCCACACTGGGAGCCCGATGCGCGCGGCCTGATCACGGGCATGACGCTCGACACCACCGCCGATCACATCGTCCGCGCGACGCTCGAATCGATCGCCTATCAGACCCGCGACCTCGTCGATGCGATGCGCGCCGACGGCGCCGACGATCCGCAGACGCTGCGCATCGACGGCGGCATGGCGCAGAATGACTGGTTCGCGCAATTTCTGAGCGACATCGTCGAAGCGCCCGTCGAACGACCCGAAAGCCACGAGACGACCGCGCTCGGCGCGGCCTATCTGGCCGGCCTCTCGATCGACATCTGGGACGGGCTCGACGATTTGTCAGCGCAATGGGAAGCGGCCGGGCGGTTCGCGCCGACGATGGACGGCGATCAGCGCGACGGCCTGCTGGACGGCTGGCGGCGCGCGCTCAGAAAGACGTTGCCTTAA
- a CDS encoding cytochrome b: MTRYTKVAMTLHWIIAILVISNIGLAELTEDLSREARGPYMDVHKAFGITVLVLTLSRIAWRLGHKPPPLPASMPAWQTATARISHFTFYLLLLALPFSGWLWMSTYPAPISWFGFFNVPLWPVAGQEALGETLHEGHEIMGKAMLALVVLHILGAFKHLLVDKDGVFGRMLPGS, encoded by the coding sequence ATGACCCGATACACCAAAGTCGCCATGACGCTGCACTGGATCATCGCGATCCTCGTCATCTCCAATATCGGCCTCGCCGAACTGACCGAGGATCTCTCCCGCGAAGCGCGCGGCCCCTATATGGACGTCCACAAGGCATTCGGCATAACCGTACTGGTCCTGACTCTGTCGCGGATCGCGTGGCGGCTCGGGCACAAGCCGCCGCCGCTTCCCGCCTCGATGCCCGCCTGGCAGACCGCGACGGCGCGGATCAGCCATTTCACCTTCTATCTGCTGCTGCTCGCCCTGCCGTTTTCGGGCTGGTTGTGGATGTCGACCTATCCGGCGCCGATTTCCTGGTTCGGTTTCTTCAACGTTCCCCTCTGGCCGGTGGCCGGACAGGAAGCACTGGGCGAGACGCTGCACGAAGGCCATGAGATCATGGGCAAGGCGATGCTCGCGCTCGTCGTCCTGCACATCCTCGGCGCGTTCAAGCATCTGCTTGTCGACAAGGACGGCGTGTTCGGGCGGATGCTGCCCGGCAGCTAG
- a CDS encoding enoyl-CoA hydratase/isomerase family protein: MTEELMTQIDGKAARLRLNRPKALHALTTTMCGAAIDALMDWREDLAVEAVLIDHAEGRGFCAGGDIRMLAESGATDGVKAREFFHTEYRLNHLLFTYAKPTVAFMDGITMGGGVGLSLPCRYRVATEHTRFAMPETGIGLFPDVGGGWYLSRLPGRAGQFLALTGARIDGAECVTLGLATHYLPSEALEEVKVKMAEDPQSIEAILEDASVEPPEARITGNLEKIDRLFASDRYEDILAALEEDGSDWAQKELATLRTKSPQTCKVSLYLLWQGAQQTEFADEMRVEYRVGAHVVQRHDFLEGVRAVIVDKDNDPQWNPATPEDVSDHLIDQIFAPLNADEEWTPLNL, translated from the coding sequence ATGACCGAAGAACTGATGACCCAAATCGACGGCAAGGCCGCGCGGCTGCGCCTCAATCGCCCCAAAGCGCTTCACGCGCTGACCACTACCATGTGCGGAGCGGCGATTGACGCGCTGATGGACTGGCGCGAGGATCTCGCCGTCGAAGCGGTACTGATCGATCATGCCGAGGGGCGCGGTTTCTGCGCAGGCGGGGATATCCGGATGTTGGCAGAGAGCGGGGCGACGGACGGTGTGAAAGCGCGCGAATTCTTCCATACCGAGTACCGGCTCAACCATCTGCTCTTCACCTATGCCAAGCCGACCGTCGCGTTCATGGACGGGATCACGATGGGCGGCGGGGTCGGGTTGTCGCTGCCGTGCAGATATCGCGTCGCGACCGAGCATACGCGCTTCGCCATGCCCGAAACCGGTATCGGGCTTTTCCCGGATGTGGGCGGCGGCTGGTATCTGTCGCGGCTGCCGGGGCGGGCCGGGCAGTTCCTCGCGCTGACCGGCGCGCGGATCGACGGGGCGGAGTGTGTGACGCTGGGCCTGGCGACGCATTATCTGCCGTCTGAAGCGCTGGAAGAGGTCAAGGTAAAGATGGCCGAAGACCCGCAATCGATTGAAGCCATTCTCGAAGACGCCTCGGTCGAACCGCCCGAGGCACGAATCACCGGCAATCTGGAAAAGATCGACCGGCTGTTTGCCTCGGACCGCTATGAGGATATCCTCGCCGCGCTCGAGGAAGACGGGTCGGACTGGGCGCAGAAGGAATTGGCGACCCTGCGCACCAAATCGCCGCAGACCTGCAAGGTTTCGCTCTATTTGCTGTGGCAGGGCGCACAGCAAACCGAATTCGCCGACGAGATGCGGGTCGAATACCGGGTCGGCGCGCATGTCGTGCAGCGGCACGATTTCCTCGAAGGCGTGCGCGCCGTCATCGTCGACAAGGACAATGACCCGCAATGGAATCCGGCGACGCCGGAAGACGTCAGCGATCACCTGATCGACCAGATTTTCGCGCCGTTGAATGCGGACGAGGAGTGGACGCCGCTCAATCTCTAG
- a CDS encoding VOC family protein, translating into MRGDWHHIDFTVSDVEAARPVYELFLTHMGYRETRRTENGPTEWSLGEGLFPSVGIRPATEDNRSVPHNRYAPGLHHAAWRAEDRADIDALHAKLVEAGVTILDPPDHYYGDNYYAVFFADPDGLKLEYVWTPQPGEGS; encoded by the coding sequence ATGCGCGGCGATTGGCATCATATCGATTTCACGGTCAGCGATGTCGAAGCGGCCCGTCCGGTCTATGAGCTGTTCCTGACGCATATGGGTTATCGCGAAACGCGCCGGACCGAAAACGGCCCGACCGAGTGGAGCCTGGGCGAGGGGCTTTTCCCGTCCGTCGGGATCCGCCCGGCGACTGAGGACAACAGATCGGTCCCGCATAACCGCTATGCGCCGGGGTTGCACCATGCCGCCTGGCGGGCGGAGGACCGGGCCGATATCGATGCGCTGCATGCCAAGCTGGTCGAAGCAGGCGTCACGATTCTCGATCCGCCGGATCACTATTATGGCGACAACTATTACGCGGTGTTCTTCGCCGATCCGGACGGGCTGAAGCTTGAATATGTGTGGACGCCGCAGCCGGGCGAGGGCTCCTGA